In Festucalex cinctus isolate MCC-2025b chromosome 21, RoL_Fcin_1.0, whole genome shotgun sequence, one genomic interval encodes:
- the erh gene encoding enhancer of rudimentary homolog, whose protein sequence is MSHTILLVQPTKRPEGRTYADYESVNECMEGVCKMYEEHLKRMNPNSPSITYDISQLFDFIDDLADLSCLVYRADTQTYQPYNKDWVKEKIYVLLRRQAHQAGK, encoded by the exons ATG tcgCACACGATCCTGTTGGTTCAGCCCACCAAGAGACCCGAAGGCCGGACATATGCTGACTACGAGTCGGTGAATGAATGCATGGAAG GTGTGTGCAAAATGTATGAAGAGCATCTCAAGAGGATGAATCCAAACAGCCCGTCCATCACGTACGATATTAGCCAGTTGTTTGACTTCATTgatgacttggcagacctgAGCTGTCTTGT TTACAGAGCGGACACCCAAACATACCAGCCGTATAACAAAGACTGGGTAAAGGAGAAGATTTATGTCCTGTTGAGACGTCAAGCTCACCAAGCAGGGAAGTAG
- the smek1 gene encoding serine/threonine-protein phosphatase 4 regulatory subunit 3 isoform X1, which yields MTDTRRRVKVYTLNEDRQWDDRGTGHVSSGYVDRLKGTSLLVRAESDGSLLLESKINTNTAYQKQQDTLIVWSEAENYDLALSFQEKAGCDEIWEKICQVQGKDPSVDITQDVVDELEEERFDDMSSPGLELPPCELNRLEDLAELVASSLPSPLRREKLALAVENEGYIRKLLELFRVCEDLENREGLHHLYEIIKGIFLLNRTALFEVMFSDECIMDVIGCLEFDPALQQPRRHREFLTKTARFKEVIPISDPELRQKIHQTYRVQYIQDMVLPTPSVFEENMLSTLHSFIFFNKVEIVGMLQDDEKFLTDLFAQLTDEATDDDKRHELVNFLKEFCAFSQTLQPQNRDAFFKTLSNMGILPALEVILGMDDVQVRGAATDIFSYLVEYNPSMVREFVMQESQQNDDDILLINLIIEHMICDTDPELGGAVQLMGLLRTLVDPENMLATVNKTEKTEFLSFFYKHCMHVLSAPLLANTTEEKPSKDDFQTSQLLALILELLTFCVEHHTYHIKNYIINKDILRRVLVLTASQHAFLALCALRFMRRIIGLKDEFYNRYIMRNFLFEPVVKAFLKNGSRYNLMNSAIIEMFEYVRVEDVKSLTAHIIENYWKALEDVDYVQTFKGLKLRYEQQRERQDNPKLDSMRSILRNHRFRRDARTLEDEEEMWFNTDEEDMEDGEAVVRPSEKMKTEEDLMEPISKFMERKKLKDADDKEVLGKSSLSGRQNPSFKLSFSGSTKTGLSSPPSSASLNPGSPGSPESPSSGTRSSGATPAVTTKGGLVGLVDYPDDDEDEEDDDEEEGESKDDPLPPSKKSKLNS from the exons ATGACGGACACTCGACGACGAGTCAAAGTTTATACCCTCAATGAGGACAGACAGTGGGACGACCGCGGCACCGGACATGTCTCGTCGGGGTATGTGGACCGACTGAAAGGCACGTCTCTTCTGGTGCGAGCCGAGAGTGACG GTTCTCTACTACTGGAatccaaaataaacacaaacactgcATACCAGAAACAGCAG GATACGCTCATCGTGTGGTCAGAGGCTGAAAACTATGATTTGGCCCTCAGCTTCCAGGAGAAAGCCGGTTGCGATGAGATCTGGGAGAAAATTTGCCAG GTGCAAGGAAAGGACCCATCGGTGGACATCACCCAAGATGTGGTCGATGAGCTGGAAGAGGAGCGCTTCGATGACATGTCATCGCCCGGTTTGGAACTGCCGCCGTGCGAGCTGAATCGGCTGGAGGACTTGGCGGAGCTGGTGGCCTCCTCGCTCCCGTCGCCGCTACGGCGCGAGAAACTGGCGCTGGCCGTAGAGAACGAGGGCTACATTCGCAAGCTCCTCGAACTGTTCCGCGTGTGCGAGGATCTGGAGAACCGGGAGGGACTGCACCACCTGTACGAAATCATCAAAGGCATTTTTCTCCTCAACCGCACGGCGCTCTTCGAGGTCATGTTCTCGGACGAGTGCATCATGGACGTCATCGGTTGTCTGGAGTTCGACCCCGCGCTGCAGCAACCGAGGCGGCACCGCGAGTTCCTCACAAAGACGGCCCGCTTTAAGGAGGTGATCCCCATCTCGGACCCTGAACTGCGTCAGAAAATACACCAGACGTACCGGGTGCAGTACATTCAGGACATGGTACTGCCCACTCCTTCCGTCTTTGAGGAGAACATGCTGTCCACCCTGCACTCCTTCATCTTCTTCAACAAGGTGGAGATTGTGGGCATGCTTCAG GATGATGAGAAGTTCCTGACAGATCTTTTTGCACAGCTAACAGACGAGGCTACAGACGATGACAAAAGACATGAACTG GTGAACTTCTTGAAGGAATTCTGTGCGTTCTCACAAACATTACAACCTCAAAACAGAGATGCCTTCTTCAAGACTCTGTCAAACATGGGTATTCTTCCTGCACTGGAGGTCATACTG GGAATGGATGACGTTCAGGTGCGGGGGGCGGCAACCGATATCTTCTCTTATCTGGTGGAGTACAACCCCTCCATGGTACGAGAATTTGTCATGCAGGAGTCTCAGCAAAATGATGAT GACATCCTACTGATCAACCTCATCATCGAACACATGATCTGTGACACAGACCCCGAGTTAGGAGGGGCCGTGCAACTGATGGGTCTGCTCCGAACTCTGGTCGATCCAGAAAACATGCTGGCTACCGTAAAT AAAACTGAAAAGACAGAGTTCCTGAGCTTCTTCTACAAGCACTGTATGCACGTCCTGTCAGCTCCACTACTGGCCAACACCACCGAGGAAAAGCCCAGCAAAG ATGATTTCCAAACATCCCAGTTGTTAGCGCTCATTCTGGAACTGCTGACATTCTGCGTGGAGCACCACACCTATCACATCAAGAACTACATCATCAACAAGGACATTCTCAGGAGGGTTCTGGTACTCACAGCCTCTCAGCACGCCTTCTTGGCACTAT GTGCCCTGCGCTTCATGCGGAGAATCATCGGTCTGAAAGATGAATTCTACAACCGCTACATTATGAGAAATTTTCTCTTCGAACCCGTCGTGAAGGCCTTTCTCAAGAACGGCTCGCGTTACAATCTCATGAACTCGGCTATCATCGAGATGTTTGAATATGTCCGTGTG GAGGATGTGAAGTCTCTCACCGCTCACATCATTGAGAATTATTGGAAGGCTCTCGAGGATGTGGATTACGTCCAGACCTTCAAGGGTCTGAAGCTGCGCTATGAACAGCAGCGTGAGAGGCAGGACAACCCCAAATTAGACAG CATGCGTTCCATCCTGAGGAACCACCGCTTCCGTCGCGACGCCCGGACactggaggacgaggaggagatgTGGTTTAACACGGACGAAGAGGACATGGAGGATGGTGAGGCTGTAGTGCGTCCCTCGGAAAAGATGAAGACCGAGGAGGACCTCATGGAACCCATAAGCAAGTTCATGGAGAGGAAGAAAT TGAAAGACGCAGACGACAAGGAAGTTCTGGGGAAGTCGAGCTTGTCAGGCAGGCAGAACCCGAGCTTCAAACTTTCCTTTTCTGGCTCCACCAAAACGGGCCTGTCCAGCCCGCCGTCATCTGCCTCCCTGAACCCCGGTTCTCCTGGCTCACCAGAATCTCCGAGCTCAGGAACGCGAAGCTCAGGCGCCACCCCAGCGGTAACCACAAAG GGAGGATTAGTAGGACTGGTGGATTATCCCGACGACGACGAAGATGAGGAAGACGATGACGAGGAGGAAGGTGAGAGTAAAGATGACCCTCTGCCACCTTCGAAAAAGTCCAAACTGAACTCCTAA
- the smek1 gene encoding serine/threonine-protein phosphatase 4 regulatory subunit 3 isoform X2, with product MTDTRRRVKVYTLNEDRQWDDRGTGHVSSGYVDRLKGTSLLVRAESDGSLLLESKINTNTAYQKQQDTLIVWSEAENYDLALSFQEKAGCDEIWEKICQVQGKDPSVDITQDVVDELEEERFDDMSSPGLELPPCELNRLEDLAELVASSLPSPLRREKLALAVENEGYIRKLLELFRVCEDLENREGLHHLYEIIKGIFLLNRTALFEVMFSDECIMDVIGCLEFDPALQQPRRHREFLTKTARFKEVIPISDPELRQKIHQTYRVQYIQDMVLPTPSVFEENMLSTLHSFIFFNKVEIVGMLQDDEKFLTDLFAQLTDEATDDDKRHELVNFLKEFCAFSQTLQPQNRDAFFKTLSNMGILPALEVILGMDDVQVRGAATDIFSYLVEYNPSMVREFVMQESQQNDDDILLINLIIEHMICDTDPELGGAVQLMGLLRTLVDPENMLATVNKTEKTEFLSFFYKHCMHVLSAPLLANTTEEKPSKDDFQTSQLLALILELLTFCVEHHTYHIKNYIINKDILRRVLVLTASQHAFLALCALRFMRRIIGLKDEFYNRYIMRNFLFEPVVKAFLKNGSRYNLMNSAIIEMFEYVRVDVKSLTAHIIENYWKALEDVDYVQTFKGLKLRYEQQRERQDNPKLDSMRSILRNHRFRRDARTLEDEEEMWFNTDEEDMEDGEAVVRPSEKMKTEEDLMEPISKFMERKKLKDADDKEVLGKSSLSGRQNPSFKLSFSGSTKTGLSSPPSSASLNPGSPGSPESPSSGTRSSGATPAVTTKGGLVGLVDYPDDDEDEEDDDEEEGESKDDPLPPSKKSKLNS from the exons ATGACGGACACTCGACGACGAGTCAAAGTTTATACCCTCAATGAGGACAGACAGTGGGACGACCGCGGCACCGGACATGTCTCGTCGGGGTATGTGGACCGACTGAAAGGCACGTCTCTTCTGGTGCGAGCCGAGAGTGACG GTTCTCTACTACTGGAatccaaaataaacacaaacactgcATACCAGAAACAGCAG GATACGCTCATCGTGTGGTCAGAGGCTGAAAACTATGATTTGGCCCTCAGCTTCCAGGAGAAAGCCGGTTGCGATGAGATCTGGGAGAAAATTTGCCAG GTGCAAGGAAAGGACCCATCGGTGGACATCACCCAAGATGTGGTCGATGAGCTGGAAGAGGAGCGCTTCGATGACATGTCATCGCCCGGTTTGGAACTGCCGCCGTGCGAGCTGAATCGGCTGGAGGACTTGGCGGAGCTGGTGGCCTCCTCGCTCCCGTCGCCGCTACGGCGCGAGAAACTGGCGCTGGCCGTAGAGAACGAGGGCTACATTCGCAAGCTCCTCGAACTGTTCCGCGTGTGCGAGGATCTGGAGAACCGGGAGGGACTGCACCACCTGTACGAAATCATCAAAGGCATTTTTCTCCTCAACCGCACGGCGCTCTTCGAGGTCATGTTCTCGGACGAGTGCATCATGGACGTCATCGGTTGTCTGGAGTTCGACCCCGCGCTGCAGCAACCGAGGCGGCACCGCGAGTTCCTCACAAAGACGGCCCGCTTTAAGGAGGTGATCCCCATCTCGGACCCTGAACTGCGTCAGAAAATACACCAGACGTACCGGGTGCAGTACATTCAGGACATGGTACTGCCCACTCCTTCCGTCTTTGAGGAGAACATGCTGTCCACCCTGCACTCCTTCATCTTCTTCAACAAGGTGGAGATTGTGGGCATGCTTCAG GATGATGAGAAGTTCCTGACAGATCTTTTTGCACAGCTAACAGACGAGGCTACAGACGATGACAAAAGACATGAACTG GTGAACTTCTTGAAGGAATTCTGTGCGTTCTCACAAACATTACAACCTCAAAACAGAGATGCCTTCTTCAAGACTCTGTCAAACATGGGTATTCTTCCTGCACTGGAGGTCATACTG GGAATGGATGACGTTCAGGTGCGGGGGGCGGCAACCGATATCTTCTCTTATCTGGTGGAGTACAACCCCTCCATGGTACGAGAATTTGTCATGCAGGAGTCTCAGCAAAATGATGAT GACATCCTACTGATCAACCTCATCATCGAACACATGATCTGTGACACAGACCCCGAGTTAGGAGGGGCCGTGCAACTGATGGGTCTGCTCCGAACTCTGGTCGATCCAGAAAACATGCTGGCTACCGTAAAT AAAACTGAAAAGACAGAGTTCCTGAGCTTCTTCTACAAGCACTGTATGCACGTCCTGTCAGCTCCACTACTGGCCAACACCACCGAGGAAAAGCCCAGCAAAG ATGATTTCCAAACATCCCAGTTGTTAGCGCTCATTCTGGAACTGCTGACATTCTGCGTGGAGCACCACACCTATCACATCAAGAACTACATCATCAACAAGGACATTCTCAGGAGGGTTCTGGTACTCACAGCCTCTCAGCACGCCTTCTTGGCACTAT GTGCCCTGCGCTTCATGCGGAGAATCATCGGTCTGAAAGATGAATTCTACAACCGCTACATTATGAGAAATTTTCTCTTCGAACCCGTCGTGAAGGCCTTTCTCAAGAACGGCTCGCGTTACAATCTCATGAACTCGGCTATCATCGAGATGTTTGAATATGTCCGTGTG GATGTGAAGTCTCTCACCGCTCACATCATTGAGAATTATTGGAAGGCTCTCGAGGATGTGGATTACGTCCAGACCTTCAAGGGTCTGAAGCTGCGCTATGAACAGCAGCGTGAGAGGCAGGACAACCCCAAATTAGACAG CATGCGTTCCATCCTGAGGAACCACCGCTTCCGTCGCGACGCCCGGACactggaggacgaggaggagatgTGGTTTAACACGGACGAAGAGGACATGGAGGATGGTGAGGCTGTAGTGCGTCCCTCGGAAAAGATGAAGACCGAGGAGGACCTCATGGAACCCATAAGCAAGTTCATGGAGAGGAAGAAAT TGAAAGACGCAGACGACAAGGAAGTTCTGGGGAAGTCGAGCTTGTCAGGCAGGCAGAACCCGAGCTTCAAACTTTCCTTTTCTGGCTCCACCAAAACGGGCCTGTCCAGCCCGCCGTCATCTGCCTCCCTGAACCCCGGTTCTCCTGGCTCACCAGAATCTCCGAGCTCAGGAACGCGAAGCTCAGGCGCCACCCCAGCGGTAACCACAAAG GGAGGATTAGTAGGACTGGTGGATTATCCCGACGACGACGAAGATGAGGAAGACGATGACGAGGAGGAAGGTGAGAGTAAAGATGACCCTCTGCCACCTTCGAAAAAGTCCAAACTGAACTCCTAA